Proteins encoded by one window of Fischerella sp. PCC 9605:
- a CDS encoding glycosyltransferase gives MNLFVLSELYPGNQHVGWSALYPLEEVLSSACDATFIYPLPNNNIQFLRRYRHRIFKSWHKIKDLPTLGKGPNILLAVGIRPDFLLSMYALGSLFKKFDLRIGYLLDGFNPRYLDREIIPYLDHLFVICAETANDISSSGTVSTTFLPLATNVLHLGSNSINRSIDVISYGRTDPEINKCLQLHFNEQKSDKIYFHSTFSQPEVFDIKKHTKLLFKLLSLSKISLCFEASKIERFQGYSPILMRWFESWSSGCTVVGTKPFGKGVADLLDWENSAIEIPNNSADWISFFEELLNDNATLIANSQRNYRECLLRHDWRYRLKDMFKILELPITEKLNYEIAQLREKVYTRAS, from the coding sequence ATGAATCTATTTGTATTGTCAGAACTTTATCCCGGAAATCAACATGTTGGCTGGTCAGCACTTTATCCTCTTGAGGAAGTGTTGTCATCTGCATGTGATGCTACATTCATTTACCCTTTACCGAACAATAATATTCAATTTCTTAGGCGCTACAGACATCGAATTTTCAAGTCATGGCACAAGATTAAGGACTTACCTACTCTAGGTAAAGGGCCAAATATTCTCTTAGCCGTGGGTATAAGACCTGATTTTCTTTTATCAATGTATGCTCTTGGTTCTCTGTTCAAGAAGTTTGATCTGCGGATTGGCTATCTATTGGATGGCTTTAATCCCCGCTATCTTGATAGAGAAATAATTCCATACTTGGATCATCTATTCGTAATATGTGCTGAAACTGCTAATGATATCAGTAGCAGTGGTACTGTAAGTACAACATTCTTACCACTGGCAACTAACGTGCTACACCTAGGCTCAAACTCTATTAATCGCAGCATCGATGTCATCAGCTATGGAAGAACCGATCCCGAGATAAATAAGTGTTTACAGCTACACTTCAATGAGCAGAAAAGCGATAAAATCTATTTTCACTCTACATTCTCTCAACCTGAAGTTTTTGATATAAAAAAGCATACAAAATTGTTATTCAAACTCTTAAGTCTATCAAAAATTAGTTTATGCTTTGAAGCAAGCAAAATAGAACGTTTTCAAGGATATTCCCCAATTCTAATGCGTTGGTTTGAGTCTTGGTCATCTGGTTGCACAGTTGTGGGAACAAAACCTTTTGGTAAAGGTGTGGCTGATTTGTTGGACTGGGAAAATAGCGCAATTGAAATACCTAACAATTCAGCAGACTGGATTTCATTTTTTGAGGAATTGTTGAATGATAATGCGACTCTAATAGCTAACTCGCAGAGAAACTACCGTGAATGTCTCTTAAGACATGATTGGCGTTATCGCCTAAAGGATATGTTTAAGATTTTAGAGTTACCAATTACAGAAAAATTAAATTATGAAATTGCTCAATTAAGAGAAAAAGTCTATACTAGGGCGAGTTAA
- a CDS encoding GAF domain-containing protein, which translates to MLLPSTHSQEDMRSDDSSFSTPLSAVFTQIEQTVKQDHKYFQNVTDTVPVQLLLEQLLYLLLDCICRLMIVDTSTVLLQIENKQELAVFATIGLEEEKSANIRIPLGRGFAGQIAASRTCMSVDDMSKQEVVSPILRDKGIRSMLGVPLFVKGRALGVLHVGTFRPRHFTDNDAKMLQVVADYIGYHFVY; encoded by the coding sequence ATGCTCCTGCCATCCACACACAGTCAAGAAGACATGCGTTCAGATGACAGTAGCTTTTCCACTCCGCTTAGTGCTGTCTTCACCCAAATTGAGCAGACCGTAAAGCAAGACCACAAGTACTTTCAAAACGTCACCGACACTGTTCCGGTTCAGTTGCTCTTAGAGCAGTTGCTGTATCTACTACTAGACTGCATCTGTCGGCTAATGATCGTTGACACCAGTACAGTGCTGCTACAAATAGAGAACAAGCAAGAATTGGCTGTGTTTGCCACCATTGGGCTGGAGGAAGAAAAATCAGCAAATATTCGCATCCCTCTTGGTCGCGGCTTTGCCGGACAGATTGCAGCTAGCCGTACTTGCATGAGCGTAGATGACATGTCTAAGCAGGAGGTTGTCAGCCCAATTCTCCGTGACAAGGGAATCCGATCGATGCTTGGTGTGCCGCTGTTTGTCAAAGGCCGAGCGCTTGGAGTCTTACATGTTGGTACATTTCGTCCCCGACATTTCACCGATAACGATGCCAAGATGTTGCAAGTAGTTGCTGACTACATTGGATACCACTTCGTTTACTGA
- a CDS encoding glycosyltransferase family 2 protein, with translation MIVYQLAIRCFEIVLLAIALGLFIPISVFFVECIAALFSQHQTECKDALVSQPRVDVLVPAHNEAAGISATLQSLLPQLSEQDRPIVIADNCDDETAAVAQKAGTTAISRYDPQHRGKGYALDYGLQYIATNPPEVVVMVDADCIVHPGAIARIACLAKATVRPIQAVYLLTPPPNPEPKELVSALAFMVKNLVRPTGLKQLGLPCLLTGTGMAFPWSVIQKVSLASGNIVEDMQLAVDLAIAGYSPQFCLDAQVTGVFPQQQHAANSQRTRWEHGYLQIMLTQIPTLLRASIDQKRFDLLAIALDLCVPPLSLLVMMWATAIGGAALAGGLGTSWLPTILLAMEGLLIFISIVAAWSKFGRANFPVQTMFAVPLYILRKIPLYLAFLVQPQTKWIRTQRDSVTEK, from the coding sequence GTGATAGTTTATCAACTGGCGATCCGATGTTTTGAAATTGTCTTGTTGGCGATCGCCCTCGGGCTTTTCATTCCCATCTCTGTCTTTTTCGTTGAATGTATTGCGGCACTCTTTTCCCAACACCAAACTGAGTGTAAAGACGCACTTGTCTCTCAACCCAGAGTTGACGTTTTAGTTCCAGCCCATAATGAAGCAGCAGGAATTAGTGCCACACTGCAATCGTTGCTACCACAGTTATCAGAACAGGATCGCCCGATCGTCATTGCCGATAATTGTGACGATGAAACAGCAGCTGTAGCCCAAAAGGCAGGCACAACCGCGATCTCGCGCTACGATCCCCAGCACAGGGGTAAGGGTTACGCTTTAGACTATGGTCTGCAATATATCGCGACTAATCCTCCCGAGGTAGTGGTGATGGTGGATGCAGACTGTATAGTTCATCCGGGCGCGATCGCTCGGATTGCTTGTTTGGCTAAAGCTACAGTACGTCCAATTCAGGCTGTCTACCTGTTGACACCACCCCCGAACCCAGAACCAAAGGAACTGGTTTCGGCACTAGCATTTATGGTTAAGAACTTAGTCCGTCCGACGGGATTAAAGCAACTAGGCCTACCCTGCTTATTAACGGGTACAGGTATGGCTTTTCCCTGGTCAGTCATCCAAAAGGTTTCTTTAGCTAGCGGTAATATTGTTGAGGATATGCAACTTGCTGTGGATCTTGCCATCGCTGGATATTCTCCCCAATTTTGCTTAGATGCTCAAGTCACAGGGGTATTCCCACAACAGCAGCACGCAGCCAACAGCCAAAGGACACGCTGGGAACATGGTTATTTGCAAATCATGCTCACGCAAATTCCCACACTGCTACGAGCTTCTATTGATCAGAAGCGTTTTGATTTGTTGGCGATCGCCCTGGACTTATGTGTACCACCACTCTCGTTGTTGGTAATGATGTGGGCAACTGCTATAGGAGGAGCCGCCTTAGCTGGAGGTTTGGGGACTTCTTGGCTGCCAACCATCTTGCTAGCAATGGAAGGGCTACTAATTTTTATCTCGATCGTTGCAGCTTGGAGTAAGTTTGGCCGGGCTAACTTCCCTGTGCAGACGATGTTTGCCGTACCTCTATACATCCTGCGGAAGATTCCACTTTATTTAGCTTTTCTAGTTCAACCTCAGACAAAATGGATTCGGACGCAACGGGATTCCGTTACTGAGAAGTAG
- a CDS encoding GumC family protein, with the protein MKDKQEAQAFTLIERRDQLQDLRLVETDDFAEFKKRGLDLRPFMRMFQRNLLLISSIASLVATITIYFVLSSPRSYEGNFQILVEPVTSEAKLTDPSFISRNGEVNNNPKTDVNYPSLLRVLQGTEMLGRVVQKIQARYPDITYETLNQNLVVQRIGEDLLDSTNIIEVIYKDSDPEKVEFVLSEIAKEYLSFSLNDRKKRINAGVKFIDAQLPKLQQQVSTLEGNLQRLQQKYKLSDPESQVEELSQQVREVEAQKLNAQKDLQENKRLYERLQQQLRLTPDEALAASTLSQEPRYQELLGELKKLESVMVMEAARFSEEHPSFQKLRQQQQNLSQLLNQEAQNILGQKLPTQGVNPKLLNFQDPTRLTLIKQLVDTTNNIQVLESRLGALAQSEAYLAQQVNQFPVNMRQYNELRRRLEIATKTLNQLSIQRETLQVDAAQREVPWEVVSPPRIPRDENGNLISTKSDNLKKLAMGLVAAGALGLGAAALKEKHSNVFYTSEDIENEIKLPVLEVIPWNENAQHSSEVIGAIDGTEEDTKFLSAFDSLYASVRFLAGAPKTQSLVVTSPAPGDGKSTIALHLAQAAAYMGKKALLVDANFRLPYLHTKLGLENVHGLSNMISEDLAPRPSNTQLSRIQNNLFVLTSGKILPSSTRMLGSTQMQHVMEQFHQAFDLVIYDTPHLLGFADSYFLAEHTDGILMVVGVGKTKRSLLTQALHRLRMLHLPVLGIVANNIETSKKSSSSVRNLLKAKSSAASSSL; encoded by the coding sequence ATGAAGGATAAACAAGAAGCTCAAGCCTTTACACTTATCGAGCGTAGAGATCAGTTACAAGACCTGAGATTAGTTGAAACAGATGATTTTGCTGAATTTAAGAAACGAGGATTGGATCTGCGTCCATTCATGAGAATGTTTCAGCGAAATCTCCTTTTGATTAGTAGCATTGCCAGTTTAGTGGCGACTATAACTATATACTTCGTCTTGTCTTCCCCTCGTAGCTACGAAGGCAATTTTCAGATTTTAGTAGAGCCTGTAACTTCTGAAGCTAAACTGACAGATCCTTCTTTTATATCGCGTAATGGAGAAGTTAATAACAATCCAAAAACTGATGTAAATTATCCATCTCTGCTTCGGGTTTTGCAAGGAACTGAGATGCTGGGGCGAGTTGTTCAAAAAATCCAAGCCCGATATCCTGACATTACTTACGAAACACTTAATCAGAATTTAGTAGTTCAACGCATTGGCGAAGATTTACTTGACTCGACTAACATCATAGAAGTTATTTACAAGGATTCTGACCCTGAAAAAGTCGAGTTTGTTTTGTCAGAAATTGCTAAAGAGTATTTAAGTTTCAGTCTTAACGATCGCAAGAAGCGTATTAACGCAGGTGTTAAATTCATTGATGCTCAGCTCCCGAAATTGCAACAGCAAGTTAGTACCCTAGAGGGCAATTTACAAAGGCTTCAACAGAAATACAAATTGAGCGATCCCGAAAGTCAAGTTGAAGAATTATCTCAGCAAGTTCGTGAAGTCGAAGCTCAGAAACTAAACGCCCAAAAGGATTTGCAAGAGAATAAGCGGCTCTACGAGAGATTGCAACAACAATTAAGGCTAACACCTGATGAAGCACTAGCTGCTTCTACTCTTAGTCAAGAACCTCGCTATCAAGAGCTACTGGGAGAGTTGAAGAAACTAGAGAGTGTGATGGTCATGGAGGCAGCAAGGTTTAGTGAAGAACATCCATCTTTTCAAAAGCTGCGGCAGCAGCAGCAAAATTTATCTCAGCTGTTGAATCAGGAAGCCCAAAATATTCTGGGGCAAAAGCTGCCAACTCAAGGGGTAAATCCCAAATTACTAAATTTTCAAGATCCTACCCGTCTGACACTAATCAAACAACTGGTTGATACTACTAATAATATTCAAGTTTTAGAGAGTCGTCTTGGTGCACTTGCTCAGTCTGAAGCTTACCTGGCTCAGCAAGTAAATCAGTTTCCAGTTAATATGCGCCAGTATAATGAACTGCGGCGGCGGCTAGAAATTGCTACCAAAACGCTCAACCAACTTTCAATACAGCGAGAAACCTTGCAAGTCGATGCAGCACAGCGCGAAGTGCCTTGGGAAGTCGTTTCTCCGCCCAGAATACCGCGCGATGAAAATGGCAACTTGATATCAACTAAGAGCGATAATCTCAAGAAGCTAGCTATGGGATTGGTTGCGGCTGGTGCATTGGGATTGGGAGCTGCTGCCCTTAAAGAAAAACACAGCAATGTCTTCTACACCTCTGAAGACATTGAAAATGAAATCAAATTACCTGTGTTAGAGGTGATTCCTTGGAATGAAAATGCACAACATTCTTCAGAAGTTATCGGCGCAATTGACGGGACTGAGGAAGATACTAAATTTTTGTCAGCTTTCGATTCTCTCTACGCCAGCGTTCGTTTTCTTGCTGGTGCTCCTAAAACCCAATCTTTAGTTGTGACTTCACCTGCACCTGGAGATGGAAAATCAACTATTGCTTTGCATTTGGCTCAAGCCGCAGCCTATATGGGTAAGAAAGCTTTACTAGTTGATGCAAACTTCCGTCTACCTTATCTCCACACTAAGCTAGGTTTGGAAAATGTGCATGGGTTAAGCAACATGATTTCTGAAGACCTGGCTCCTCGCCCATCTAACACCCAGCTATCACGTATACAAAATAACCTTTTTGTGTTGACCTCTGGCAAAATCCTACCATCCTCTACCAGGATGCTTGGATCTACTCAGATGCAGCATGTAATGGAGCAATTTCATCAAGCTTTTGACTTAGTGATTTATGACACACCCCATCTGCTTGGTTTTGCTGATAGCTATTTTCTAGCTGAGCATACAGATGGAATATTGATGGTTGTGGGAGTGGGCAAAACCAAACGTTCGTTATTAACTCAGGCACTGCACCGCCTGCGAATGTTGCACTTACCTGTTTTGGGTATAGTCGCTAATAATATCGAGACAAGCAAAAAAAGTTCATCCAGTGTCCGTAACTTGCTAAAAGCCAAATCATCGGCTGCTTCCAGTTCTTTATAA
- a CDS encoding WecB/TagA/CpsF family glycosyltransferase codes for MKRVRLLNIEISNVSLKEVLQNLNSGIVFTPNVDHIIKLQYDSEFFNVYSIADYKLCDSQILIYASRFLGTSIQEKIAGSDFFPAFYEYHKNNEKIKIFLLGGSNDVAVKAQTRINNKLGRDIVVGSYSPSWGFENKEQECRKIIAMINNSGATVLAIGVGAPKQEKWICKYKNKLPNIKIFLAIGATINFEAGEIGRAPKWMREVGLEWLYRLASEPRRLWKRYLVEDIPFFWLILKQKLNLYKMPFTEQQISELYEIKKDCPSTQ; via the coding sequence ATGAAAAGAGTTAGATTGTTAAATATTGAAATTAGCAATGTATCTCTCAAGGAAGTGTTACAAAATCTCAACTCCGGTATTGTATTTACACCTAACGTGGATCACATCATCAAATTGCAATACGACAGTGAGTTTTTCAATGTTTATAGCATTGCTGACTACAAGTTATGCGATAGTCAAATTTTAATTTATGCATCTCGATTTTTAGGTACGTCAATCCAAGAAAAAATAGCAGGTTCTGATTTTTTCCCTGCATTTTATGAATATCACAAAAACAATGAAAAAATTAAGATATTTTTATTGGGGGGAAGTAATGATGTTGCTGTCAAAGCTCAAACTAGAATTAATAATAAATTAGGAAGAGATATTGTTGTTGGTTCTTATTCTCCCTCTTGGGGGTTTGAAAATAAAGAACAAGAGTGTAGAAAAATTATTGCCATGATTAATAACTCTGGTGCAACAGTGTTAGCAATCGGAGTAGGTGCACCAAAACAAGAAAAATGGATATGTAAATACAAAAACAAGTTACCAAATATAAAAATATTTTTGGCCATAGGCGCAACTATTAATTTTGAAGCAGGTGAGATCGGAAGAGCTCCAAAATGGATGAGAGAGGTGGGGTTGGAATGGTTATACAGGTTGGCATCTGAACCTAGAAGATTATGGAAAAGATACTTGGTAGAAGACATACCTTTTTTTTGGTTAATTCTCAAACAAAAGCTCAATTTATATAAAATGCCATTTACTGAACAGCAGATATCAGAGTTGTATGAAATAAAAAAGGATTGTCCTAGTACGCAATAA